From the genome of Pseudomonas putida:
ATTGTCGTCCGCGGGGGTCGAGGTGTTTCTGTACATGGGGCTTTATCCGTGTTGTTTTCGCGCCACTATCGCACCGGCGTCAGACCCACGGATATAACGGAAGGGACGGGTCATGGGAGGTTGGCACCTCCCGACCGTCAATGCACGCGCTTGCGCAGGCGCTCGCAGGCCCGTGCCTGCTCGGCCAGGGCGTCGAGGTGCTCGTCGCGCTGCTGCTCGGCCTCGATCATGGCGTCCTCGCCCTGTTGGTTGAGCAGGTAGGTATGGATCTGCATGACCTCGGCGCTCTGGTAGATCGGCGCGATGTCGAGGCGACCGATCAATGCGCCGCTGGGGTGGCCGGTGCTGCTCATCAGCACCTGTGGCCCATTGGCGGCCACCACCTGCATGCCCAGGGCTTCGAACCAGGCGACTTGCCCGGGCAGCGGGTTGATTTCGACGCAGGCGTAACGCGATTGCAGGTCGCCGAGCAGGGCGCGGGCGATCCCCTCGCGGCGATGCGCGGGCGACACCACCAGAAACGCCAGGGCGCAGGCTTGCGGATCGTCCTGTGCCGGTAGCGCCAGGGCGAAACCGAGCATCTGCTCGGGCGCTTCTGCGTCCAGAGCCAGGGTCAGCTCGACCTCGAGCCCACGGGTGCCGTCCATGGCTTGCAGGTATTGGTGCACTTCCATGCCGACGCCGTACTGGTACAGCGGGTAGAGCGCGTTGTCCGGGCTGATGGCGACGCTGCTCAGGGTGCTGACGTGGTGGATGACCAGTTCGCGGATCTGGTTCTGGAAGGACTCGGGCGGCACGCTGTCGAGGCGGCTCAGGATAAACATCGGTAGAAGGGCTCCGGCACGGGTGAAGACGGCGCGCCTTTGCGCGCGCGGTGCCCAGTCTAACCGTTTTTGTCGTCGTCTAGGCCTGGTGCCGTGCCGCCAGCATCAGGTCGAGGTTCTGTACCGCCGCGCCCGAGGCGCCCTTGCCCAAGTTGTCAAACACCGCCGTCAGCAGCACCTGGCCATGCGCCGGGTTGGCGTACAGGGCCAGGCGCAAGTCGTTGCTGTCGTTCAGTGCCTCGGGATCCAGTGCCTTGGCTGGGCCGTCCTGGTGCAGCGGCATCACCTGGACATGGCGGGCGCCCTGGTAGTGCAGCTCGAGACAGGCTTGTAGGTGTTCGGCGCTGATTCCGGCAGGCAGCAGGCGCAGTTGCAGCGGGATGCTCAGGACGATGCCCTGGCGATAGGCGCCGTAGCCGGGCATGAATACCGGCCTGGCGCTGAGCCCCGCGTGCTGCTGGATCTCCGGGACATGTTTGTGAGCCAGCTCCAGCCCGTACAGCTGCAGGGTGGGGACTTCACCCGGGTTGGCCTGCTCGTGGCGCTCGACCGCAGCGCGGCCGCCCCCGGAGTAGCCGGAGATGGCATGGATGCTCAGCGGGTAGTCGGCCGGCAGCAGGCCGGCGTTGACCAGGGGCCGCAACAAGGCGATGGCCCCGGTCGGGTAGCAACCGGGATTGCTGACCCGCCTAGCCTGGGCGATGCGTTGCGCCTGTCGTTCGTCGAGTTCCGGCAAGCCGTACACCCAGCCCGGCGTGGTGCGGTGCGCGGAACTGGCGTCGATGACCTGCACGTTGAGGGTGGTGATGCTCGCTACCGCGTCGCGGGCGGCCTCGTCGGGCAGGCACAGGATGGCGATGTCGGCGCTGTTGATGGCCTCGGCGCGGCGCTGCGAATGCTTGCGCTCGGCCTCGGGCAGGGTCAGCAGGCGCAGGTCATTGCGGCCCTGCAGGCGCGCGTGTATCTGCAGGCCGGTGGTGCCTTGGTCGCCGTCGATGAAAACCAATGGGGTGTGCATGGTGAGGGTCCGGGCTGGGGGAGAGGCCCTATGCTCGCCGCTGGCCATGATAATGAAAATTTGAATATCATGACGATGACGTTCATTTTTCCTGAATCACAAGCTTTCCAGATGCCAGAGCGAGTACCACAATGCGAGAAATCAGCCTCGATCGCCTGCGCACCCTGGTGGTGATAGCCGACCTGGGGTCGTTCGCCGAGGCCTCGCGCCAGCTCAACCTGGCGCCGCCGACCATCAGCCTGCATGTCACCGAGCTCGAAGCGCGGGTTGGCGCCCCCTTGCTGACGCGCAACCGCGGCCAGGTGCGTCCCACCGCCGTTGGCGAGACCCTGCTGGCACATGCCCGGCGCCTGCTGGCCGATGCCGACCGGGCGCTGGACGATGTGCACCGCCAAGTCCAGGGCTTGACCGGGCGCGTGCGCCTTGGCGCTTCGACCGGTGCCATCGCCCACTTGTTGCCTGCGGCGCTGGAGCACCTGCGTGCAGCGCACCCAGGCATCGATGTGCAGGTTCAGGTGCTCACCTCGCAAGCCTCCCTGGCGCGTTTGCGCGAAGGCACGCTGGATATCGGCCTGGTCGCCTTGCCGCAGGTGGCGGGCAAGGGGCTGACGCTGAAACCCTGGCGCCGCGATCCGATCCTCGCCTACGTACCGGCCGACTGGCAGCCACCGGCGCGGGTCACCCCCGCGTGGCTCGCCCAGCGGGCGCTGATCCTCAATGACAGCA
Proteins encoded in this window:
- the argC gene encoding N-acetyl-gamma-glutamyl-phosphate reductase yields the protein MHTPLVFIDGDQGTTGLQIHARLQGRNDLRLLTLPEAERKHSQRRAEAINSADIAILCLPDEAARDAVASITTLNVQVIDASSAHRTTPGWVYGLPELDERQAQRIAQARRVSNPGCYPTGAIALLRPLVNAGLLPADYPLSIHAISGYSGGGRAAVERHEQANPGEVPTLQLYGLELAHKHVPEIQQHAGLSARPVFMPGYGAYRQGIVLSIPLQLRLLPAGISAEHLQACLELHYQGARHVQVMPLHQDGPAKALDPEALNDSNDLRLALYANPAHGQVLLTAVFDNLGKGASGAAVQNLDLMLAARHQA
- a CDS encoding GNAT family N-acetyltransferase, with product MFILSRLDSVPPESFQNQIRELVIHHVSTLSSVAISPDNALYPLYQYGVGMEVHQYLQAMDGTRGLEVELTLALDAEAPEQMLGFALALPAQDDPQACALAFLVVSPAHRREGIARALLGDLQSRYACVEINPLPGQVAWFEALGMQVVAANGPQVLMSSTGHPSGALIGRLDIAPIYQSAEVMQIHTYLLNQQGEDAMIEAEQQRDEHLDALAEQARACERLRKRVH
- a CDS encoding LysR family transcriptional regulator; translated protein: MREISLDRLRTLVVIADLGSFAEASRQLNLAPPTISLHVTELEARVGAPLLTRNRGQVRPTAVGETLLAHARRLLADADRALDDVHRQVQGLTGRVRLGASTGAIAHLLPAALEHLRAAHPGIDVQVQVLTSQASLARLREGTLDIGLVALPQVAGKGLTLKPWRRDPILAYVPADWQPPARVTPAWLAQRALILNDSSTQLSRVTGEWFAAAGLYPTPRIELNYNDAIKSLVGAGYGATLLPQEGAATELDPRIVRRPLRPGLWRQLGIACREGQPERATAHVLEALARLQE